The nucleotide sequence ACGGCCCTCGCCAACACGGAGGACCTTTTCCAGAACTGAGGCCACTGATGCACTCCACTTACGCTCGGTCGGGCTGACAGCCCGGCGCCCCGGCGGACGCACGCCGGACGGCATACTCCGCCGACGCTAGAGACATGCTACTTGTTCCGCCCTGACGTTCGACCTGCCCGGCCTGGGAGGACTCTGGATGCCGGCGGCGAACGCGGTGAGGAGGTGCGCTCCTTCCTCCCAGTCGCCGAGGTTGCTCGCCGAGTTGAGGTGACCGCGTGGGCCGAGCGAGACGCTGGCGGCACCCCACTGAGCCGCGAACCGCTCCGCGCGCTCCGGCGAGCAGTACGGGTCGTCGCTGCTGTTGATCATGAGGACAGGGGCGGCGGGCGTGACATCGAGCCCTGCCGAGAACGACTCGGCTTCCCGGGGGAAGCGGGGACCTGCCGGATCTGGGGCTGCCACCAGGAACAGGCCGGCGACGTTCTCCGGATGGAGATGCGCCCAGCGGACTGCGAGCAGGCAGCCGAGGCTGTGGGCGACCAGGACCGCCCTGGCCCCGCCGACCGCCCGATCGAGAGCACGGGACCAGTCATCCGCATCCGGTTCGTCCCAGGAGGACGGCTCGATGCGGCGCATCCCGGGATGACGGGACTCCCAGATCGATTGCCAATGCTCGCGATCCGAGCCTCCGATGCCCGGCACGATGACTGTTCGCATGCACGCCCTTCCGGTTGTTGTGGATGGTGGAGAGTGCCGTTCGACCGGTCGCTGACCACGATCGTAGGAAACCGTGCGCGTCGGCTGCAATCTCGACGTCGTCTATGCCGGAGGGATGAGTCAGCTCCAGGCGCGTCGACGGAGCTCGTCATGCAGCTCGCGGGCGACGCGCCCCAGGAGCGCTTCGGCGGCGGGCTGCTGCACGGCGGCGACGCTCGACTCGGTCAGCGCCACGACGGCGAACGCCGAGCCGTCCGCGTGCTCCACGACGCCCGCTTCGTGGCGCAGGGTGAGCAGCGTGCCCGTCTTGGACCACCAGGTCGACGCGTCCGACACGAACTCGGGTGCGAGGCGCGCGCGGTGGACGTTCGCGGCCATGAGCTCGCGCATCCGCGACGCGACGGCCTCCGGCACGCGGGGACGCCAGAGGTCCTCCAGCCAGTCGGCCAGATCGCGTGCGGTCGCACGCGTGGCGTCGGCGGCACCGAGACGGGCGACGGTGTTCCCCCCGCCCGGCGTGCGGCCAGCGATGGCGAGCCGGTGCGCGAGGTGCGCATCCGTCGGCGGGAGCTGCTCCGCCAGCGTCCGCGAGAGCTCCCCCGCATCGTGCCGGATGATCAGCCCGGGACGGCCGAGCTCGGCGAGGAGTTCCGCGACGCGTTCCGGCGGGGTGAGGGCGAAGAGCGCGTCGGAGGCGGACCCGTCGCTCAGGGCGACGCTGAGGTAGACGAGGTCTTCGAGGGCGACGGTCGCGGGATGCCGGAACCGGGAGATCCCGGTCGGACCCGGTGTGGAAACGCGGCCGGGCGGCACGGTGACCGGCTGGTCGGGCGCGAGCTCCCCACGTCGCATACGCTCCAGGGTCGCGATGCCGAGTGGGATCTTGACCAGCGACGCGATCGGACGCGGTGTATCGGCGTCGATCGCGAGTTCGTCTCCGGTGGCCAGGTCGCGCACCAGGAACGCGCCGCTCAACCCGCCCGCCTGCAGCTGCGAGACCAGCCGATCGATGAGCTGCTGCTCGTCGATCACGGGCGGCCCTGCCCGAGGGCGCGTGCCAGCGCACGCTCGGCACGCGAACCGAGGCGGCCGATGAGGTCTGGCTCGTCCGAGGCCAAGCCGTAGCCGCGTTCCAGGTCGAGCTCGGCGAGCAGGCTCCAGGACAGCCCGAGTTCCGCCGCGCGGGCCTCGGTGCTCAGCAGCAGGTCGCCGGCGAGGACATCGGCGATCGTGCTGGAGAGCGACCCGGCCTTCCCGAGCTGGTGCGGCAGGAGCGCGTGAGCGTCCCGGAGCGCGGTGAGGGGGTCCCGGATGGCCGGGATGTCGTCCTCGGCCTCGTAGAGCAGGCGCGTCGGGGCGTCGGCGTCCGACCGCCGGGGTCGGATCGAGCCGAAGAAGAAGGGGCCGGGATCCGCGTGTGCTGAGGCGACCCCGAGTCGGACGCGCCACCGCGCCTCCTCCCGGGGCACGGACAGGACGGCCGCCTGGACGGCCCCCGATCCGAAGGCGTCGGCTCGCGCCTCGGGATCTCCGGACATCGTCTCCACCGCAACGCCGCTCCCCCGGCTCGCCGCGATGAAGGCGCCGACCGCGGTGGGCGCGCAGCCCTCGGGGACTGCGATCCGGAGAACGGATGCGCGCGAGCGGCGCGCCTGAGCCTCGAGTTCGCCGGCCGCCGCGGTGACCTGCCGTGCGGCGCCCAGCACACCGCGTCCGAACGGGGTCAGCTGCGGACGGCGGGTCGAGCGGTCGAAGAGCGCCTCACCGAGGTGTGCCTCGAGCGCGGCGATGCGTCTGCTCGCGACCGACTGCTGCATCCCCGCGGCGGCGGCTCCGACCGTGAAGCTGCCGCGGTCGCTGACGCTCACGAACGCGCGGCAGGCGGCGACGATATCCATGGGGCCGGATACTAGCGAGCGGGGCTTCGTGGGAGCAGACAGAGGTCGGCGGCGACTCATGCCAGATCGTCATCGAACTGCGCGCGGGCGTCTGAGCGTCGTCGGCCGGGCTGCGGTTGCCTGGGAGCAGCACCTCCCGTGAAAGGACTCTTTGTCATGATCCATCGCCCGATCCGCTCACTCACCGCGCTCGTCATCGCCGTCGTCGCGCTCACCGGTTGTTCCACCACCGGTGTCGCGTCGCCGTCGACGTCGCCTCACTCGGCGTCGCCTCACTCGACGCCGACGCGCGCCGCCGATCCACGCTCCGAGGCGGCGGCGCGCGCGCTGGCCGAGCTGGAGTCGCAGTACGGGGCGACCGTCGGCGTGTATGCGGTGGACACCGGCACAGGCCGGTCTGTGGGCTACCGCCAGGACGACCGCTTCGCGTACGCGTCGACCTCGAAGGTACTGCTCGCCGGCGCAGTGCTCGCGCGGTCGTCGGACGAGCAGCTGGATGCCGTGGTGCCGTACACCAGCGACGATCTGGTCTCCTACTCTCCTATCACCGAGACCATGGCGGGCGCCGGGATGCCGCTGCGCGACGTCATCGCGGCGGCGCTGCAGAAGAGCGACAACACCGCGGCGAACCTGCTCTTCCGTCAACTGGGCGGGCCGGCCGAACTCGAGAAGTCACTCCGCGCGCTGGGCGACGAGACGACGGAGGTCGAGCGCACGGAGCCCGACCTCAACGAGGCCGCTCCGGGCGACCCGCGCGACACGAGCACTCCCCGCGCCCTCGCCGCCGATCTGCGCGCGTACGCCCTCGGCGAGGAGCTCCCCGCAAACAGGCGGAAGCTCCTCGTGGACGACATGACCGGGAACGCCACGGGCGACCCGCTCATCCGGGCAGGGGCGCCGACCGGATGGACCGTGTCCGACAAGTCGGGCGCCGCGTCCTACGGAACGCGAAACGACATCGCCGTGTTGACGGCACCGGGCCATGCGCCGGTCGTGATGGTCGTACTCTCCCGCAAAGCGGACAAGGACGCCGCCTACGACAACGCGCTGGTCGCGGACACCGCGAAGGTCCTGTCGACGGCGCTGGGGCTGTGACGCCGCAGCCGTGACGGAGTCGATGGCGGCCGCCGCCCGGGCGGCCGCCATCGACGCTCCCGCGGATTCGCCGCGGTCAGCCGAGCTTGCGTGCCGCGGTCGCGACCTCCTGCAGCTCTTCGGCCGCCTCGTCGAGAGAGATCACGCCGTAGTCCCAGCCCTTGCGTCGGTAGACGACGCTCGGGCGCATGGTCTCTTGCTCGACGAACAGGTAGAAGTCGTGACCGACGAGCTCCATGTAATACAGAGCGTCGTCCACGGTCATCGGTACGGAGGCGAAGACCTTCTTACGGATGACGACAGGGGAGTACTCCTCCTCGGCCTCCGATTTCTCCTCCGTCTCATCGGACACGGCGGGCAGTGCGCCGGTTCTCACCTGGTCCAGCACCGCGACGGGAGCCGCCGCGAGGCCGACCGCGCTGAAGCCGTCGGTGCTCGCCTCACGCAACGAGGTCGGTCTGTGCTGACCGCGATGGACCTTCCGTCGGTCCTTCGCCCTGCGCACCCGTTCGAGGAGCTTGCCGAGCGCGATGTCGAAGGCCGCGTACTTGTCCTGTCCGGTCGCCTCCGACCGCACGACCGCCTTCGGGCCGACGAGGGTCAGCTCGACCCGGTCGTCGCCGTTCTGGCTGCCCAGCTTCTCGTTGTGCCTGCTGACCTTGATCTCGAACGAGATCGCCCTTTCGGCCAGGTGCGCCACTTTCTCAGACTTCTCGGTGGCGTACTCCCGGAAGCGATCAGTGATACCCAGGTTGCGTCCGATGATGTTGATGTCCATGGAGACCTCCCTGTTCCGGCGTGACGACCGCCCGGATCACGAAGGGCGGATCGACCACACCTTTTCGACTACCGTAGTGCCGCCGACCTCATTAAGAAACCGGAAAACATACGGCATCCCCCCTGGGTCTTCTGGGTGCTCCCTGAAGACGTCCTCCGGCTCGGAGCGGCGTCCGCGCGATCGCTGCCGCACCCGCTACGCGGCCACCAGCCGCATGGATGGCTCTGGCCGCCTCGGTGATGGTCGCCCCGGAGGTGACGATGTCGTCCACGATCAAGCACGTGCGGCCCGCCAACCTCTTCGAAGCCACGAAACTGCCCCGCCGGTTGCCGGATCGCTGCGCTGCATTCAGCCCTGCCTGGTCGGCCGTCTGACGCGACAGCCGGAGCGCTCGCCAGAGCGGCGGGACCAGGATGTGCGCACGGGCGAGCACCGAACGGCTCGGGTGGTAGCCCCTCCGGCGCCACGCGGACCGGGTGGAGGGAATGAGCACCGGCAGCAGCGCCGCATCGGCGGCGGCAGCGCCTGCTGCATCACCGGCTCCACGGGCGGCCTGCCGTTGCGCCTCCTCCACCGCGGACCGCAGGGCGCGCGCCAGCGCTCGCACCACATCCACTCGCCCTCCGTCTTTGTAGGCGAGGAGCACGCGTCGGGCGACGCCCTCGTAGCTGAGCGCCGACCAGACCGGGATGTCGCCGACGGCGTCGAGCCGAGTGACCGGACTCAACTCCGCTTCGCACTCGTCGCAGAGCGAGCGATCGGGGCGGCGGCAACCGGCGCATCGTACGGGGAGGACGATCGCGGCGGCGTCGAGCAGGGATTCACGGACCAGGGTGTGAGCTGTCATGGTTCGAGCATCCCGGTGAGGCCGTGTCGGCCGGCTTCCGACCACCCGATCTGTGGAGAACCCCCGCGTCGCCGAGGCTGTGAGCACGTGATGGTCGGCCTACGGCTGACCGAGCTGCACCGCCACGGCACCCACCTTGTCGGTCTGCGCCTGCCAGCCCGTGCCGGTCGGCGCCAGAAGCGTGCCGTCCGCGCTGAGGACGACGTAGGGAGCCAGGCCCGACGCTCCGACGATCGTCCGACCGCCGGCCGGGCCCGAGGTCGTCGTCTGCTCGCCGCCGACCGTCTGCTGCGCGATGCTGGTCGCTTCGCCGTTCGTCGAGCTGAGCACCGCGATGGTGAGATCGGAGGTCCAGGCAGCTGATCGCGGCTCCGACGTCGGCACCGCGAGCTCGACCGGTTCGGTGAGAGAAGTGGGCGACATGTTGCCCCCTCGCACGATCCCCGCGGCCATGAGCGAATAGCCGGTCTGGGTCCTGAGGAGCGCTGCGATCCGCGTGCCGTCCCGGGAGACCGCGAGCGAGAGGATGGCGGTCGCGTTCGGCCAGACGGCCGTCACGGCATGCGGCTCTGCGCCGGTCGCCGTGGCGACCTGGATGGCGTTCGGCGTCGCGGCGGGCACCGACCAGACCCAGCCGTCGGCGTCGAGCGACGGTCCGATGAGGCCGGGCCGCGCATCCACCCGCACTGGATCGCCGTTCTTGCGCACCGAGTACACACCGGCCTGCGACAGCACAGCAGCCTGATCGTGCGAGGCGCTGAGGGTGATCGCCGAGGGGTGCAGCGACGCGACCTTGTCGCTGAGGCCGCTCAACGCGCTCACGGTGTCGCCGTTGAGCGGGCCGAACACGTCTCCGCGGTCCACGAACGGATGCGAGTCGACGGACGGATTCCGGATGGGCAGAGCGGCGGCACTGAGCGACGGGACCTGCTGGACATTGCCCTCGATCGACAGCTGGACGCTCTGAGCCAGGCTGCCGAGGGACTGCTCGAGCTGGAACTGCATCCGCTGCAGCTGGGTGGGATCGGCCTGGGCCGCCTCCGAGCTGAGGTCGATCCTCGCCACTCCGCCCGCGGTCGTCACCGAGGGCACGGCGAGTTCGGTCCCCTTCGGGAACGCGGTCGTCACCGCCCCCGTCAGCCACGGCGCAGGGCCGGCGAGCAAGGAGCTCGCGACGCGTGTCGCGGCCGATGCCACCCGCGCCGGGAACCAGCGCGCGTCCGGGACGAGGTAGGCGTAGCCGGGACTGAAGAAGTACAGGGTCTGCTGCGTGTAGACGGCCCGGAACGTGGGATCGTCGATCACCACGCCGTTCGGGGCGACGGAGATGCGCCACTCCCCGTTCTCCCTGACCAGTTGGTAGTTCAGGCCGACCGGGGCCGTGCTCCCCACGGGGTGGAACG is from Leifsonia sp. 466MF and encodes:
- a CDS encoding ComF family protein; protein product: MTAHTLVRESLLDAAAIVLPVRCAGCRRPDRSLCDECEAELSPVTRLDAVGDIPVWSALSYEGVARRVLLAYKDGGRVDVVRALARALRSAVEEAQRQAARGAGDAAGAAAADAALLPVLIPSTRSAWRRRGYHPSRSVLARAHILVPPLWRALRLSRQTADQAGLNAAQRSGNRRGSFVASKRLAGRTCLIVDDIVTSGATITEAARAIHAAGGRVAGAAAIARTPLRAGGRLQGAPRRPRGDAVCFPVS
- a CDS encoding LpqB family beta-propeller domain-containing protein — protein: MNGRRRSWGVRAAVASATALVLVALAACASIPDSGPVRQGAPVAQVNDPLDLDFNPSPPEKGATQQRIVQGFIDAASSPKNNFAIAREYLTRSMAANWNPDESVTVDDGRNRSYDDQGTLWRVDVTPVANIDAVGAFHPVGSTAPVGLNYQLVRENGEWRISVAPNGVVIDDPTFRAVYTQQTLYFFSPGYAYLVPDARWFPARVASAATRVASSLLAGPAPWLTGAVTTAFPKGTELAVPSVTTAGGVARIDLSSEAAQADPTQLQRMQFQLEQSLGSLAQSVQLSIEGNVQQVPSLSAAALPIRNPSVDSHPFVDRGDVFGPLNGDTVSALSGLSDKVASLHPSAITLSASHDQAAVLSQAGVYSVRKNGDPVRVDARPGLIGPSLDADGWVWSVPAATPNAIQVATATGAEPHAVTAVWPNATAILSLAVSRDGTRIAALLRTQTGYSLMAAGIVRGGNMSPTSLTEPVELAVPTSEPRSAAWTSDLTIAVLSSTNGEATSIAQQTVGGEQTTTSGPAGGRTIVGASGLAPYVVLSADGTLLAPTGTGWQAQTDKVGAVAVQLGQP
- a CDS encoding RBBP9/YdeN family alpha/beta hydrolase: MRTVIVPGIGGSDREHWQSIWESRHPGMRRIEPSSWDEPDADDWSRALDRAVGGARAVLVAHSLGCLLAVRWAHLHPENVAGLFLVAAPDPAGPRFPREAESFSAGLDVTPAAPVLMINSSDDPYCSPERAERFAAQWGAASVSLGPRGHLNSASNLGDWEEGAHLLTAFAAGIQSPPRPGRSNVRAEQVACL
- the hpf gene encoding ribosome hibernation-promoting factor, HPF/YfiA family, coding for MDINIIGRNLGITDRFREYATEKSEKVAHLAERAISFEIKVSRHNEKLGSQNGDDRVELTLVGPKAVVRSEATGQDKYAAFDIALGKLLERVRRAKDRRKVHRGQHRPTSLREASTDGFSAVGLAAAPVAVLDQVRTGALPAVSDETEEKSEAEEEYSPVVIRKKVFASVPMTVDDALYYMELVGHDFYLFVEQETMRPSVVYRRKGWDYGVISLDEAAEELQEVATAARKLG
- a CDS encoding serine hydrolase encodes the protein MIDEQQLIDRLVSQLQAGGLSGAFLVRDLATGDELAIDADTPRPIASLVKIPLGIATLERMRRGELAPDQPVTVPPGRVSTPGPTGISRFRHPATVALEDLVYLSVALSDGSASDALFALTPPERVAELLAELGRPGLIIRHDAGELSRTLAEQLPPTDAHLAHRLAIAGRTPGGGNTVARLGAADATRATARDLADWLEDLWRPRVPEAVASRMRELMAANVHRARLAPEFVSDASTWWSKTGTLLTLRHEAGVVEHADGSAFAVVALTESSVAAVQQPAAEALLGRVARELHDELRRRAWS
- the bla gene encoding class A beta-lactamase, which gives rise to MIHRPIRSLTALVIAVVALTGCSTTGVASPSTSPHSASPHSTPTRAADPRSEAAARALAELESQYGATVGVYAVDTGTGRSVGYRQDDRFAYASTSKVLLAGAVLARSSDEQLDAVVPYTSDDLVSYSPITETMAGAGMPLRDVIAAALQKSDNTAANLLFRQLGGPAELEKSLRALGDETTEVERTEPDLNEAAPGDPRDTSTPRALAADLRAYALGEELPANRRKLLVDDMTGNATGDPLIRAGAPTGWTVSDKSGAASYGTRNDIAVLTAPGHAPVVMVVLSRKADKDAAYDNALVADTAKVLSTALGL
- a CDS encoding LysR family transcriptional regulator, giving the protein MDIVAACRAFVSVSDRGSFTVGAAAAGMQQSVASRRIAALEAHLGEALFDRSTRRPQLTPFGRGVLGAARQVTAAAGELEAQARRSRASVLRIAVPEGCAPTAVGAFIAASRGSGVAVETMSGDPEARADAFGSGAVQAAVLSVPREEARWRVRLGVASAHADPGPFFFGSIRPRRSDADAPTRLLYEAEDDIPAIRDPLTALRDAHALLPHQLGKAGSLSSTIADVLAGDLLLSTEARAAELGLSWSLLAELDLERGYGLASDEPDLIGRLGSRAERALARALGQGRP